Sequence from the Acidimicrobiales bacterium genome:
ACACCCCAAGCTGCACCTGGTCGTGGTGGATGGCATCTCCACCGCATTGGAGCCCCAGCTGGCCACGGGTCAGCTGGACCTGGCCGTGGTCAACCCTCCCGCCCCGACGGCCGACCTCAGCTTCGCCCCGCTGTTCGAGGAGGATCTGGTGCTCGTCGTCCGGGCCAACGATCCCCTGGCCAAGCGGGGACCGCTTGAGCTGGCCGAGCTCGCGGGGCTCGACCTGTTGCTGCCCTTGCCGGGGACATCGTTCAGGGACGAGTTGGACCAGGCCGTCCGACCTCGGGGGATCACGCTCACCCCACGGGCGGAGCTCGATGGGGTACGGCTGATCGCCTCGCTCACCTTCGACGGGCACGGCCCGGCCATCCTCCCTGCCACCGCCGTGCCCGAGTACCTCCGGCGGCAGTGGCGGCTCGTCCAGGTGCGGGGGATCCCCCGGCGCCGGATCGGCGTCGCCCAGCGGTCTCGGGGCCTGCCGTCGGCCCCGGCGCGCGCATTGCTGTCGATCCTGCACGACGTGGTGACCGACCGGGGTGCCACGCCTGACGAGCTGCACGTGGTGCCCGAGTTGCTCGCCGGACGGTTAGGGTTGGCACCTCGACCCGACCGCCCCGCCGGTGGGTCCGATCAGGGAAGAGGGGTGACGG
This genomic interval carries:
- a CDS encoding LysR family transcriptional regulator substrate-binding protein, whose product is HPKLHLVVVDGISTALEPQLATGQLDLAVVNPPAPTADLSFAPLFEEDLVLVVRANDPLAKRGPLELAELAGLDLLLPLPGTSFRDELDQAVRPRGITLTPRAELDGVRLIASLTFDGHGPAILPATAVPEYLRRQWRLVQVRGIPRRRIGVAQRSRGLPSAPARALLSILHDVVTDRGATPDELHVVPELLAGRLGLAPRPDRPAGGSDQGRGVTGVEGRSRPSPSRRGR